A stretch of Pseudomonas sp. LRP2-20 DNA encodes these proteins:
- the adk gene encoding adenylate kinase: MRVILLGAPGAGKGTQAKFITEKFGIPQISTGDMLRAAVKAGTPLGLELKKVMDAGQLVSDELIISLVKERIAQPDCANGCLFDGFPRTIPQAEAMVAAGVDIDAVVEIAVDDEEIVGRMAGRRVHLASGRTYHIQYNPPKVEGKDDVTGEDLIQRDDDKEETVRHRLSVYHSQTKPLVDFYQKLSAANAGKPKYSHIEGVGSVESITAKVLAALS; this comes from the coding sequence ATGCGCGTAATTCTGCTGGGAGCTCCCGGGGCCGGTAAAGGTACTCAGGCAAAGTTCATCACCGAGAAGTTCGGTATTCCACAGATCTCCACCGGTGACATGCTGCGTGCCGCCGTCAAGGCCGGTACCCCACTGGGCCTGGAACTGAAGAAAGTCATGGATGCCGGCCAGCTGGTCTCCGACGAGCTGATTATCAGCCTGGTCAAGGAGCGTATCGCCCAGCCGGATTGCGCCAATGGCTGCCTGTTCGACGGCTTCCCGCGCACCATTCCGCAGGCTGAAGCCATGGTTGCCGCAGGCGTGGACATCGACGCCGTGGTTGAAATCGCCGTCGACGACGAAGAAATCGTCGGCCGTATGGCGGGCCGCCGTGTGCACCTGGCCTCGGGCCGCACCTACCACATTCAGTACAACCCGCCGAAAGTGGAAGGCAAGGACGACGTCACCGGCGAAGACCTGATCCAGCGCGACGACGACAAGGAAGAAACCGTGCGTCACCGCCTGTCGGTCTACCACAGCCAGACCAAGCCGCTGGTGGACTTCTACCAGAAGCTCTCGGCTGCCAATGCGGGCAAGCCAAAGTACAGCCACATCGAAGGCGTCGGTTCGGTCGAGTCGATCACCGCCAAGGTGCTGGCAGCGCTGAGCTGA
- the tsaB gene encoding tRNA (adenosine(37)-N6)-threonylcarbamoyltransferase complex dimerization subunit type 1 TsaB: MTTLLALDTATEACSVALLHDGKVTSHYEVIPRMHAQKLLPMIKQLLADAGVALNALDAIAFGRGPGAFTGVRIAIGVVQGLAFALERPVLPVSNLAALAQGALREHGVQQVAAAIDARMDEVYWGCYKAEAGEMRLQGLEAVLAPERVALPEGSSGDWFGAGTGWGYAERLAVQASASNPAALPNALDILSLASFAWARGEAIVAEQAQPVYLRDNVATPKAR; this comes from the coding sequence ATGACCACCCTGCTGGCCCTGGATACCGCCACCGAAGCCTGTTCCGTCGCGCTGCTGCATGACGGCAAGGTGACCAGCCATTACGAGGTGATCCCGCGCATGCATGCGCAGAAGCTGCTGCCGATGATCAAGCAGCTGCTGGCGGATGCCGGCGTGGCGCTGAATGCACTGGATGCCATCGCCTTTGGCCGTGGCCCGGGTGCATTCACCGGCGTGCGCATTGCCATTGGTGTGGTGCAGGGCCTGGCGTTTGCGCTGGAGCGCCCGGTGCTGCCGGTGTCCAACCTGGCTGCGCTGGCCCAGGGCGCGCTGCGTGAGCACGGTGTGCAACAGGTGGCAGCGGCCATCGATGCGCGCATGGATGAAGTGTACTGGGGGTGCTACAAGGCCGAGGCCGGCGAGATGCGCCTGCAGGGCCTGGAAGCAGTCCTGGCGCCTGAGCGCGTGGCGCTGCCAGAGGGCAGCAGCGGTGACTGGTTCGGTGCCGGTACCGGCTGGGGCTATGCCGAGCGCCTGGCGGTGCAGGCCAGTGCCAGCAACCCCGCGGCACTGCCCAATGCGCTGGACATCCTCAGCCTGGCCAGCTTTGCCTGGGCACGTGGCGAGGCAATCGTCGCCGAACAGGCGCAGCCGGTTTACTTGCGCGATAATGTAGCCACACCCAAGGCGCGCTGA
- a CDS encoding DUF72 domain-containing protein, translated as MNPSSLPYFVGCPSWSETAWRDYLYPADASTGEMLGYYSQVFNAVEGNTTFYARPAPGTIARWAQLMPAHFRFTAKFPRDISHEADLRDQLEPAFDFTRLLAPLGQRVSPYWLQLSAQFGPARLGELCHFLDEIGVPVAVEVRHPAFFAKGEEERLLNRLLHERGVERICLDPRALFSCTSRDPAVLHAQSKKPKVPPRPAAFSQHPQVRFIGHPQLEANETFLTPWVDKVAAWIEEGRSPYVFLHTSDNRLAAALAQRFHQRLMARLPGLAPLPELPRAPEVEQLGLL; from the coding sequence ATGAATCCGTCATCCCTGCCCTATTTTGTGGGTTGTCCGTCCTGGAGCGAAACCGCCTGGCGCGACTACCTGTATCCCGCCGACGCCAGCACTGGCGAAATGCTTGGCTACTACAGCCAGGTGTTCAACGCCGTCGAGGGCAATACCACGTTCTATGCGCGCCCTGCACCCGGTACCATTGCCCGCTGGGCGCAGTTGATGCCCGCGCACTTCCGTTTCACCGCCAAGTTTCCCCGGGATATCAGCCACGAAGCTGACCTGCGTGATCAGCTGGAACCTGCCTTCGACTTTACCCGCCTGCTTGCGCCACTGGGCCAGCGCGTATCGCCGTACTGGCTGCAGTTGTCAGCCCAGTTCGGCCCTGCACGGCTCGGCGAGCTGTGCCACTTCCTTGACGAAATCGGCGTACCGGTGGCCGTGGAGGTGCGCCACCCGGCGTTCTTCGCCAAGGGTGAGGAAGAGCGGCTGCTCAACCGCCTGCTGCACGAGCGCGGCGTGGAGCGCATCTGCCTCGACCCCCGCGCCCTGTTTAGTTGCACCTCACGTGACCCTGCCGTGCTGCACGCGCAGTCGAAAAAGCCCAAGGTCCCCCCGCGCCCCGCTGCCTTCAGCCAGCACCCGCAGGTGCGCTTCATCGGCCATCCGCAGCTTGAGGCAAACGAAACCTTCCTTACCCCCTGGGTCGACAAGGTCGCCGCCTGGATCGAGGAGGGGCGCAGCCCGTATGTGTTCCTGCACACCTCCGACAACCGCCTGGCCGCCGCGCTGGCTCAGCGCTTCCACCAGCGGCTGATGGCGCGCTTGCCTGGTTTGGCGCCTTTGCCTGAATTGCCACGCGCCCCCGAGGTCGAACAACTGGGGCTACTCTGA